GAGTTCACCGGGAAGACCGTGGTGGTGAAGTACGGCGGCGCAGCGATGAAGGACGACGCGCGGATGGCGTCGTTCGCCCAGGACATCGTTCTGCTTCAGTACGTCGGAATCCGTCCCGTGATCGTCCATGGCGGCGGGCCCCAGATCGACCGGATGCTGGAGAGGCTGTCGATCCCCACGCGGCGCGCGGAGGGGCTGCGGGTCACCTCCCCGGAGGCGATGGAAGTGGTCGAGATGATCCTCGGCGGGACCGTCAACCAGCGGATCGTGGCGCTGATCAACACCTTCGGGGGGAAGGCGGTCGGCCTCTGCGGCAAGGACGGAGGGCTGATCCTCGCGACGAAAAGCACGGCGAGGAGCCGGGAAACCGGCAAACCGCTCGACCTGGGCCTGGTGGGGGACGTGAGGGAAGTGCGCCCCGAGGTGCTGCGGACCCTCGAGGCCGACGGGTTCGTCCCGGTCATCGCCCCCATCGGGGCGGGGGAGAAGGGCGAGGCGTACAACATCAACGGCGACACGGCGGCCGCCGCGATCGCCGCCGCCGTCTCCGCGGAGAAGTTCATCCTCCTCACCGACGTGGCGGGCGTCCTGGACGCGAAGGGCGGGCGCATCTCCACGATGACCGGGGCGGAAGCGGAATCCGCCATCCGGTCGGGCGCGATCACGGGAGGGATGATCCCGAAGGTGGAGTGCGGGCTGGCGGCGCTGCGGGGGGGAGTCCGGAAAGTCCACATCCTCGACGGGCGGGTTTCCCACAGCGTCCTCCTCGAGATCTTCACGGACGCCGGGATCGGGACCGAGATCGTCCAGGCGGACCGGGAGGCGGGTGTGGAATGACCGGCGAGGAAGCGATCGCTTTGACGCAACGGTACCAGATGGGGAACTACTCCCGCTTCCCCGTGACCTTCGTACGCGGCGAGGGGAGCTGGCTGTACGACGATCTCGGCAAGACGTACCTGGATTTCCTCGGAGGGATCGCGGTGGCGATTCTGGGGCACGCTCACCCGGCGGTCACGCGGGCGATCGCGGAGCAGGCGGGGCGCCTCGTGCACGTCTCCAACCTGTTCCACGTTCCCGTTCAGGCCAGGATGGGGGAGCGGCTGTCCGTCGCTACGACCGGGGGGAAGGTCTTCTTCTGCAACAGCGGGACGGAGGCGAACGAGGCGGCGATCAAGCTGGCCCGTCGGTGGGCCTTCGATCGACATGGGGAGGGCCGGCACGAGATCGTCGTTCTGGAAGGTTCGTTCCACGGCCGCACCTACGGCGGGCTCTCCGCCACGGCGCAGCCGAAGTTCCACCAGGGGTTCGAGCCGATGCTCCCGGGGTTTTCCACGGTCCCCCTCGGTGACATCGACGCGCTCGACAGGGCCCTGACGGACCGGGTCTGCGCGTTCTTCGTCGAGCCGATCCAGGGGGAGAGCGGGGTGCGGATGCACCCCCCCGGCTACCTGAAGGAGGCGGAATCCCTCTGCCGCAGGAAGGGGATTCTCCTCGTGGCGGACGAGATCCAGACGGGGATGGGACGGACCGGCGTGTTCCTCGCATGCGATCGGTTCGGCGTCGACCCCGACGTGGTGACGCTCGCGAAGGGGATCGCGAACGGGCTGCCCCTGGGCGCCGTCGTCGCGCGCGACGAGGTGGCCGCCGCTTTCGTCCCTGGGACCCACGGCAGCACCTTCGGCGGCAATCCGGTCTGCTGCGCCGCCGCCCTTGCGGTGATGGACGTCCTGGAATCCGCCGGGTTCTACGACGCCGTGGTCCGCAAGGGGGAGCGGCTCATGGAAGGGCTCTCGAAGATCGCCGCCCGCCGGACCGATATACGGGACGTTCGGGGCATCGGCCTCATGGTGGGCGTGGAGATGGCATGCGAGGCGAAGCCGATCGCCGCGAAATGCCTCGACGCGGGCCTCGTCGTCAACGCGGCGGCGGGGAACATCCTGCGGTTCCTCCCCCCCCTGACCGTCACGGAGGGGGAGATCGATCGGGCGCTCGAGATCCTTTCGGCGGCCCTGCCGGCGGAAGGATGGAAGTCGTGAAGAAAGACCTGCTCCGGATCCTCGACCTTTCCGATCGGGAGATCCTCTCCCTGATACGGTCGGGGGCGGCGTGGAAGCGCCGCGGGGGATCGCCGGGGGCTCCCCGGCCCCTCGCGGGGAAGTCGCTGGCGATGATCTTCCAGAAGGCGTCGACCCGGACCCGCGTATCGTTCGAGGTCGCGATGACCCGGCTGGGCGGTCACGCCCTCTTCCTGTCGCCGGTGGACACGCAGATCGGGCGGGGGGAGCCGATCCGGGACACGGCGCGCGTCCTATCCCGGTACGCAGACGCAGTGATGATCCGGACGTTCGGGCACGAAACGGCGGCGGAGCTCGCCACAGCCGCGACCGTCCCGGTGATCAACGGGTTGACGGATCGCCACCACCCATGCCAGGTCCTCGCCGACCTGATGACCGCGCTGGAAAGGGGGAACGACCTGCGGAAGATGCGGGTGGCGTTCATCGGCGACGGCAACAACGTGGCCAATTCGTGGGTCGAGGCGGCTCACGTTCTCGGTTTCGACCTGCGGATCGCCTGCCCGAAAGGGTACGAACCGGATCCCTCGGTCTTGAAGGACGCGGGATCCATCGGCCGCGGAGAGGTCCGGATCGTCCGCGACCCCGCGAAAGCGGCCCG
Above is a window of Candidatus Deferrimicrobium sp. DNA encoding:
- the argB gene encoding acetylglutamate kinase, whose protein sequence is MEGYIRKAETLIEALPYIREFTGKTVVVKYGGAAMKDDARMASFAQDIVLLQYVGIRPVIVHGGGPQIDRMLERLSIPTRRAEGLRVTSPEAMEVVEMILGGTVNQRIVALINTFGGKAVGLCGKDGGLILATKSTARSRETGKPLDLGLVGDVREVRPEVLRTLEADGFVPVIAPIGAGEKGEAYNINGDTAAAAIAAAVSAEKFILLTDVAGVLDAKGGRISTMTGAEAESAIRSGAITGGMIPKVECGLAALRGGVRKVHILDGRVSHSVLLEIFTDAGIGTEIVQADREAGVE
- a CDS encoding aspartate aminotransferase family protein, whose amino-acid sequence is MTGEEAIALTQRYQMGNYSRFPVTFVRGEGSWLYDDLGKTYLDFLGGIAVAILGHAHPAVTRAIAEQAGRLVHVSNLFHVPVQARMGERLSVATTGGKVFFCNSGTEANEAAIKLARRWAFDRHGEGRHEIVVLEGSFHGRTYGGLSATAQPKFHQGFEPMLPGFSTVPLGDIDALDRALTDRVCAFFVEPIQGESGVRMHPPGYLKEAESLCRRKGILLVADEIQTGMGRTGVFLACDRFGVDPDVVTLAKGIANGLPLGAVVARDEVAAAFVPGTHGSTFGGNPVCCAAALAVMDVLESAGFYDAVVRKGERLMEGLSKIAARRTDIRDVRGIGLMVGVEMACEAKPIAAKCLDAGLVVNAAAGNILRFLPPLTVTEGEIDRALEILSAALPAEGWKS
- the argF gene encoding ornithine carbamoyltransferase; the protein is MEVVKKDLLRILDLSDREILSLIRSGAAWKRRGGSPGAPRPLAGKSLAMIFQKASTRTRVSFEVAMTRLGGHALFLSPVDTQIGRGEPIRDTARVLSRYADAVMIRTFGHETAAELATAATVPVINGLTDRHHPCQVLADLMTALERGNDLRKMRVAFIGDGNNVANSWVEAAHVLGFDLRIACPKGYEPDPSVLKDAGSIGRGEVRIVRDPAKAARGADVLYTDVWTSMGQEAEARKRLAAFKGYCVDAALLRLADPAAIVMHCLPAHRGEEIAEAVLEGPQSAVFDEAENRLYVQMAVLEKLIRH